The proteins below come from a single Aegilops tauschii subsp. strangulata cultivar AL8/78 chromosome 6, Aet v6.0, whole genome shotgun sequence genomic window:
- the LOC109768259 gene encoding uncharacterized protein, producing MSTSSPASGAASPEAEGGGGRKYKGVRRRKWGKWVSEIRLPNSRERIWLGSYDAPEKAARAFDAAFVCLRGPGAAGADLNFPDSPPPPCRHSVDPQEVQAAALSHANRAAVSAREAAAALMDVADDCFSRAPAALSTDQWSVTQPSWAQHENGAMDIFGDEVAAAPDDSIDWRSVMAHQPPLFSPTAGWGSNAYDFLQVTPPPPQGDEDMEECGHGASASLWSFDSRDSYFRY from the coding sequence ATGTCGACGTCGTCGCCGGCGAGCGGGGCCGCGTCGCCGGAGGCGGAGGGCGGCGGGGGCAGGAAGTACAAGGGCGTGCGGCGGCGCAAGTGGGGCAAGTGGGTGTCGGAGATCCGGCTGCCCAACAGCCGGGAGCGCATCTGGCTGGGCTCCTACGACGCGCCCGAGAAGGCCGCGCGCGCCTTCGACGCCGCCTTCGTCTGCCTCCGCGGGCCAGGCGCGGCCGGCGCCGACCTCAACTTCCCggactcgccgccgccgccgtgccgccaCAGCGTCGACCCGCAGGAGGTGCAGGCGGCCGCGCTCTCCCACGCCAAccgcgccgccgtctccgccCGGGAGGCCGCCGCGGCGCTCATGGACGTGGCCGACGACTGCTTCTCGCGGGCGCCGGCCGCGCTGTCTACGGACCAGTGGTCCGTGACGCAGCCGTCGTGGGCGCAGCATGAGAACGGCGCCATGGACATTTTCGGCGACGAGGTGGCGGCCGCGCCGGACGACAGCATCGACTGGCGCTCGGTCATGGCGCACCAGCCGCCGCTCTTCTCGCCGACGGCCGGCTGGGGCAGCAATGCGTACGACTTCCTGCAGgtgacgccgccgccgccgcagggcGACGAGGACATGGAGGAGTGTGGCCATGGCGCCAGCGCTTCCCTGTGGAGCTTTGACTCCCGAGACTCCTACTTCAGAtactag